The genomic DNA ACTAAACTTGCAGCGCCTCGCCTTCGCCGGGTCGGCCTACGTCGGCGTCTTCGCCCGTGCGACCGACTCGTGCGTGCTCGTTCGCCACGACGTCGACGACGACGTCGCTGCCGACCTGACGGACGAACTCGAGGTCCCCGCCATCCGGACGACCGTTGGCGGCTCCTCGACGGTCGGTGCGTTAGCGACGGGCAACGAGAACGGACTGCTCGTCAGTTCCCGCGTCCTCGAGTACGAGCGCGAGGGACTCGAGGAGACCGTCGACGTCCCCGTCGCCGAACTGCCGGGCAGTATCAACGCCGCCGGGAACGTCGTGCTCGCAAACGACTACGGGGCCTACGTCCATCCGGACCTGCCCCGTGAGGCGGTTCAGATCGTCGCGGACACGCTTGAGGTCCCCGTCGAACGCGGCGACCTCGCGGGCGTCCGGACCGTCGGTACCGCCGCGGTGGCGACGAACACCGGCGTGCTCTGCCATCCGAAGGCGACCGACGAGGAGCTCGACGCGCTCGAGGACGCCCTGGACGTGCGGGCCGACGTCGGCACGGTCAACTACGGCGCACCGCTGGTCGGCTCCGGCCTGATCGCCAACGAGGCCGGCTACGTCGTCGGCGAGGACACGACCGGACCCGAACTGGGCCGGATCGAGGACGCGCTGGGCTATCTCGACTGATCGCTGCGAGCGGCCGCGAGGCCCGATTTCTCCACGTCTCTCCAACCGGCCTCGAGCGGTCGCAATCGACGCCTATCGGACCCGATCCGGCGGCGCTTATCGCCGTTCGAATCGGTGCAACACGACCTCGCTGTCGTCGTCCCACTCGAAGTTCTCGTGGGCGCGCTCGAGCATGCGTCGATACCCGTCGAGGTCGTCCATCCCTTCGGCCTGCGCATCCTCGTCGGTCAGCTCCCCGAGCGTGCGCTCGCGGACGTCGGTCACTTCGAAGGTCGTTCCGTCGATCGCGAACGTGTCTCCCGCCTCGGCGTACCGGTGGCCGCGGTGGATCTGGGTGACGTCTCCCTCGAGGGCCTGCGTTTGCATCCGGTCGCTCGGTAGCAGTTCCCCGGCATCGAGTTCGCTCATGGTCGCGGCTTCGACCCGCCGCGGTAAAATCGTTGACCCGCCGCTCGTCGGGAGACCGGCGAGCGGCGTCCGTCTTCTGACGTGCAGCCGGAAGGCGGAGCCGCGAATGGGAAGGGAAGATTCTTCCGACTGCCTGCCGGAAGGGCAGACATGAGTCAATTTACGGTCAGTGGTCGGTTCAAGAACCGCGACGGTTTCGCGGAGTTCGAGACGACCATCGACGCCGAGAACGAGAACGTCGCTCGTGAACACGCATACTCCCAGCTCGGGAGCCAGCACGGGCTCAAACGGACGGAGATCGAACTCGAGGAGGTAGCCCAGCAATGAGTCAGCAGCAACTCCAGCAGCTGTCCCAGGAGCTTCAGGAGATCGAAGAACAGATCGAGGCTCTGCGGACGAACGTCGAGGCCATCCAGCAGGAGAAGACCGAGGTCGACGAGGCCATCGAAGCCGTCGAGACGCTCGAGACGGGTTCGACCGTCCAGATGCCCCTGGGCGGCGGCGCGTACCTCCGAACGACGATCGAGAACATCGACGAAGTGATCGTCGAACTCGGCGCCGACTACGCTGCGGAGTTCGAGGAAGACGACGCCGTCGACGCCCTCGAGAACAAGAAAGACCACCTCGACGAGCAGATCGACGAGCTCAACGAGGATATCGCCGAACTCGAGACCGAGAGCAGCGAGCTCGAACAGCAGGCCCAGCAGCTCCAGCAGCAGGCGATGCAACAGCAGATGCAGGGGATGGGCCAGGGGCAGCCCGACGAATAACGCGGCGTAGGGACTCCCATCGATACCCATGTTCGACAATCTGAAGGACAAGCTCGGTAGCTTCCGCGAAGACGCCGAAGCGGCCGCCGAAGAGAACGTCGAGGAAGTCGACGACGACGAACTCGACGACGCGGCGCTCGAGGCGGACGAGCCGGAGACGGAGGCCGCGGAGTCGACGGACGCGGAAGTCACCGATACTACCCCCGAACCGGCGGACACCGAGACGAGCCGATC from Natrinema salaciae includes the following:
- a CDS encoding ASCH domain-containing protein, giving the protein MSELDAGELLPSDRMQTQALEGDVTQIHRGHRYAEAGDTFAIDGTTFEVTDVRERTLGELTDEDAQAEGMDDLDGYRRMLERAHENFEWDDDSEVVLHRFERR
- a CDS encoding translation initiation factor IF-6; amino-acid sequence: MQRLAFAGSAYVGVFARATDSCVLVRHDVDDDVAADLTDELEVPAIRTTVGGSSTVGALATGNENGLLVSSRVLEYEREGLEETVDVPVAELPGSINAAGNVVLANDYGAYVHPDLPREAVQIVADTLEVPVERGDLAGVRTVGTAAVATNTGVLCHPKATDEELDALEDALDVRADVGTVNYGAPLVGSGLIANEAGYVVGEDTTGPELGRIEDALGYLD
- the pfdA gene encoding prefoldin subunit alpha, with product MSQQQLQQLSQELQEIEEQIEALRTNVEAIQQEKTEVDEAIEAVETLETGSTVQMPLGGGAYLRTTIENIDEVIVELGADYAAEFEEDDAVDALENKKDHLDEQIDELNEDIAELETESSELEQQAQQLQQQAMQQQMQGMGQGQPDE
- the rpl18a gene encoding 50S ribosomal protein L18Ae — translated: MSQFTVSGRFKNRDGFAEFETTIDAENENVAREHAYSQLGSQHGLKRTEIELEEVAQQ